One genomic segment of Arachis duranensis cultivar V14167 chromosome 4, aradu.V14167.gnm2.J7QH, whole genome shotgun sequence includes these proteins:
- the LOC107484726 gene encoding probable protein phosphatase 2C 55, whose product MVAKGIYFPNIDPKNPLGEVDQLIYDISRILKKKIIAVWARRKKAKMIMKNRCIDSGKVESKNNNVNMVASGFYIPKSNPEKPLGEDAHFICEEESTMGLADGVGGWAKHGIDAGEYARELMLNVQNSVKQEPEGYVNLKRVLDEAYLQTKANGSSTASIVTVDNDQVFHGINVGDSGFMIFRNNKLLYRSMIQQHRFNRPYQLGNDKRSDTPKSAQEYRLKVQDGDIVILGSDGLWDNVFVSEIEKTLMLRNVDGKGDVHDLASFIGQLAFSFSMDGKTFCPFAEAAKHAGQERVGGKVDDITVLVGRIVVQ is encoded by the coding sequence ATGGTTGCAAAAGGAATCTACTTCCCAAATATAGACCCCAAGAACCCATTGGGAGAGGTCGATCAATTAATTTATGATATATCACGGATCCTGAAGAAGAAGATCATTGCTGTTTGGGCTAGAAGAAAAAAAGCTAAGATGATTATGAAGAATCGCTGCATTGATTCTGGAAAAGTAGAGAGTAAGAATAATAACGTGAACATGGTGGCGAGTGGATTCTACATCCCAAAATCAAACCCAGAGAAGCCATTAGGAGAGGATGCGCACTTTATATGTGAGGAAGAATCAACTATGGGCCTCGCCGACGGCGTTGGCGGTTGGGCCAAACACGGTATAGACGCCGGCGAGTACGCCCGGGAGCTCATGTTAAACGTGCAAAATTCCGTGAAACAAGAACCGGAAGGCTATGTTAACCTAAAAAGAGTTCTGGACGAGGCTTACTTGCAAACCAAGGCAAACGGTTCCTCAACCGCGTCGATCGTCACCGTAGATAATGATCAAGTTTTTCATGGAATCAATGTGGGTGATAGTGGGTTTATGATATTCAGAAACAATAAACTATTGTATCGGTCGATGATTCAACAACATCGTTTCAATAGGCCCTATCAATTGGGGAATGATAAGAGGAGTGATACTCCAAAATCGGCTCAAGAATATAGGCTTAAGGTTCAGGATGGGGACATAGTGATTCTTGGGAGTGATGGGCTTTGGGAtaatgtgtttgttagtgagaTTGAAAAGACTTTGATGCTTAGGAACGTAGATGGGAAAGGGGATGTGCATGATTTGGCAAGTTTCATTGGCCAACTTGCTTTCTCATTTTCCATGGATGGGAAGACTTTTTGTCCGTTCGCAGAAGCAGCAAAGCATGCAGGACAAGAACGCGTTGGTGGAAAGGTTGATGATATTACAGTCCTTGTAGGTCGAATTGTTGTTCAGTGA